The stretch of DNA TTTCTCTATTTCATCCGGACTGAACGACAATTTTTCGTTATCTTTGTCGTTCTCTTGTTCCATATCGGATTTCCCACCCTTACGCTTCTTGTTCTTTCGCTCAATAACTCCGAAAGCCTGTGAAATACGTCgcacattaaaataatacgctctttaaacagaaaaaagatctcgtattgaataattattgatgAGACAGAAAGAGACTTACGACTGCTTGCACGATGAAGAGACCGTCGACCGACGGGTTCGTTGGATCCGCAGGCACTAACTTCGTGTTGTTGCATTTGTGCTTCACCTTCATGTGAGCTGTAGCTTGGTATGCAACCGCATATCTCATCTCGCACAGCGAACATCCAAAACGCTTCAATCCGTGAGCCTTCATCAGATGTTCCAGAAGGAAGCCGGCCTTGACGAAACGCTTCTTACAATGCGCACAGAACAAATTCTTGCTGCTCTCCGCGAAACTGCACTCTTTAATGTGCTCCTTCAGCGTGTTCGAGTTCAGCGCCGTGTAACTGCACTCCAGATAACCGCATTTGTACAGCTCACATCCGCTATAACCGGTGTCTTTGATGTCGTCCAAAGTCAAAGGTTCCTCCAACTGCGCGGTCCGGGCAGCTGCCTCTTCCGGGCAGAAGGCGCTCTTATCCTCGACAACGCCGCACGGCGCAAATTGCTTTTTCACCTCGGCATTTTCCTCGGAAAGCTCGGCCGCTTGATCCGCATCGTCCTCGCCGTTTCCCTTATCGCTCTCGATATCCAAGATCTCAATGTCACTGTCCTCTGTTTTGTTAGCGGACACCGCGTTACTCTTAAACGTGTTTCCAGCAAGGCTGATGAGATTCTTAAAGAATTCAGGATTATCGAGAAGATTGGTATTGACAAACTCGTCGTCGTAATTTATCTCGCTCGACGACTCTAACGAGTCCTTCGTGCCGGAATCGTCCGTGCACGACAGCAACTCCGACTTGTGAAAGGTCTGCTTCCTGACGTGGTTCTTCGCCTTTTCCTTCTGCTGCAACCCTAACGATTGCAAAACTTTAGTTTCAGTCTGTTTCTCAGTAGCACTGTTACTCATGTTTTCCGTCACGTTGACAGGACATGTGTCTTTAGAgtgtttcattaaaatattaggcAACAAGTTACTTGGCGACTTTAACTGCTCTTTATTCAAAGCAGCTTCAGCATTTGGTGACATTATAGGAGGAATCTGGTCGTTCTTTGCGTCTTGTGCACTCTTTGCGGTCTCATCAACATTCACAAGCGTGGTTTCATCCAGCTTTATGAAGTCATCGAAATTTCGTAATAAAAGTTGTTCTACAACGGGCTTTTCAATTGTTGGCTGAAATTTAATTGCGATCAAACAATAAGCACATTGtacaaaacaattatttaaattatttattgaagtatactgattgttttatttaataaaatgcgtattttcgtttattttaatcaataattaattttgacaattataCCATTGAAGGAAGCGAGCGCTCGAGACTCTGAGGCAGCCGGTTGCAGTGGGCGACGCTCAAATGTTGATGCATTTCGATTAAAGTCTCCGTGCCGaatatgcaatataaacaTTGGAATATGGAAAACCCGTGCCGCTTGTAGTGCTGTAAGTGTTCAAATGAGCAACTCAATTGCAGCTTCGCTTTCTTTAGCGATAGTAAATCGATAGGAAGAAAATACTTACGGGTATAAGCAATTCTATTGTCGCAAAACTAGTGGTACACACATGACACGAGTACATAGGATGAGAGGTTGGATGTCTCGTTTTTAAGTGCATCATAAATGTCttaagtacataaaaaaactTGCCGCAGCCTGCAAGCAAAACCATTGATCGGTAAACGCTATTTTGAATGCTAGTGATTACAAAATCAGAATCAAAATCTTAAATTGAActtatttcttactttttgtagagaagaaaaaattacaagtaaaTGTACTGAGttcgtttaaataaaaaaaaattttttaattcatccaaacaaaaaatatatgactcGGGCAACTTTCGctgatatataaaacatatataaaaagctAACGACGTACCTTCGTATGTGCACACGAATGGCTTTATGTTAGTGTTGCGATTGATTTCTTCGTCTTTTTGAATCGGCTTCAGTAGTTTACCTATTATAATGGAATACTTTCTGCCGGGATGACAAGTCACCTAGAAAATATCGAGATCggcaaaatgtattattttctttattatactaatttaaaaaaaaaagtcaagcATTACTTGATGTTGCTGAACGTAAGACTTTGCGACGGCTCGATAAAAGCAATAAGCACACTGGTATCGACAATGGCTGTGTCTCTCCCACAAGTGAGCTTCCATGTAAGTCCAACTCTTCATGGATATGCAGCAATAGGCGCACTTCTGAAAATCGTACGGCGGCACGGTCTTCAGCTTTTTGGTCTCCTTCTCGTGGAAATTGTAGTGTTCGCTGTACACGGCGAGTGAGTCGCTCGCGAAGTCGCAGTCGCGGCCCATGCATTTGTAGAAGCACGCCAGCTTCTCGTCCGTCAGCATCGACGCGTACGCGATTACAGATTTCAGCTTGACCACGGCGGTCGGGATTGCAACGTCTTTAGATTTAGTGCTGAATATAGATGATGAACCCCTCGTGGGATTCGTGCACAGCACCTTCACCACTTTGTAATTCACGTTCGACGGGCTCACCGATGAAACGGTCACCGGCAGCGTCGTCGGAGAAACGGTCGCCGGAATGGTAGAGAAATTCGTGACCAGATGAGTGGTGGACTTCGAGATGGATGCTGGCAGATCTTTCATCGGAATCAGCGTCACGTGATCCGACGTGGCGATGGGCGTGATACTCGCGGTCGGCATCGGCGCTAATACATTTATCTTCTTCAGTATCAAAGGCTGTTTGGGCTTCTTGATGATGGATATCCCTTTGTTTTTCGTAGGAGAGGTCTCGACTGCCTTTCTAATGTCGTTTACCTGATAGGACAACGTAAAAAATTCGAATAAGGATACGATGGATGAATGGACAGGATGCGACGATTGCGGCTAAATGCTGAtgttttataaacaaattcaCTTACAATAGGATTTTCAACTGCAGTTTCATTATTCTCGGAATTTGCTGCAAGGCTAACTACGTTCTCGATCTTTAAGAACGAGCACTCTTCTTCTGTATCCGTCTGTGGTGCGTCTATGGCGGTGTCTGGCTGAATTTTATCTGACAATCACATAATTTTAcccattatttattaagtaatacttataatatgttaattaataaagactGAGTTTACATTAATCAGCAGAATTTCTTGAGAGCTATTCAGAATACTATTTACAACAGAAATGTTTCGATTACTCATCAGTATTACCTggcatattattttgattattctgAGATGACAAGGAAAGTTTGTCGCCGCTCAATCGCCTGAATCTGAGGAAATTCATGGACTGATTGGCGTCGTTGTACGCCATCGACGACTCCTGCAGTGTTCCGACGTTCTGCTGTTTCGACAGCAAATGCTTGACATAAGAAACAACGTCCGGCGTTTTCGAGATTGATAAATCAGAATCAGTCTTGATTTCAGGTCCGGTCTTGGTCTGCGGCGTGACGTCAATATTCGCTGGCTCGGTCGCCGGCTCCAACGGTTTCGCGTTTTGAAGCTGCGCGGCTAGTCTTTGAATTGTCGTCGCCATCGACGACAGCGCGTTCATGCTCGACGTTTCCTTCAGAATCTTGTTGACGTCGGCAGGTTCCGCGTCTGACTGCTCGCTGCTGGAGTCCGTGTCGAAGATCGGCGCCGAACGCTCGCGGTCGCTGGCCTCGTCGTCGCTCTCGACGTCGTCCTTACTTGAATCCATAATCGCGAGAGGATCTCGGATCTTCGTATCAACTTGACCGTCCGTCTCGTTCGCCATCTCGGGTTTATCGACAATCAACAGTTCCGTAGATAAAGAGGGAGTCTCTTGACCGTTTGGTTTGCTCGAAGTTACGAGAGGCAACGAGAGGTTTTCCTGCGCTTCCGGAATGTCCGCTGACGCATTGCACTCGGTGGGAGAGCTGACAACCACGTCCGTGCGCATCTTGTTCTGCAGCTTGTCTATTATGGATAAACCTGGCTTAGATTGATTCTTCAGGATGCCTATATTGTCGGCGATCTCCTGCATCTTTTTCTGTCGTTCCCGTTGTATCTCGTCATCCTTGTTCTCCAGCTCCGGCGGGCAAACAAACACGCTTAGATTACCGGTGCTCACCGACCCTTCCGGTTCTCCTTGAAATTCTCTCGATTTATCAAGATCAGTTGTCTCTTCCTTGATCTCGATGTTCTCCTCGGGTTTCGGTTGGCACAGAATGGATTCTTCGCTGATATTATTGTCACCTTGAGATTTGCTCATCCTTTCGGCAACCGTCGGCATCGGCTCATCATTGCGCACTATGTTCTCGAGTTCGGAAATTTCTGGCTTCGTTTCCTCGAAGAAGAAAGAATCATTCGCGGATGTAGACTCGGTCGATTTCTCGCTGGATCTTGCGGCGTGCGCGACAGGTACGGCTAGCGACATGTTGATCTTCAGAATTTCATTATTCGCTTTATTTCGATGCCAAAATGCAACGTGGGCCGCCACATTGGCCCGCTTTAGCTGCACGTAATTGCATTTGCGACACAGGTAGCCGTAAACGCCGTTCTCCTTCGGAAGAGCGTCCTCGGTCACGACATTGTTGAACGTGTCGGTGGGTTTGCGACATATTTTGTAATAGTGCGTCTTCATGGACGCCTTGGCCACCGCCTGATAAGAGCACTTGTTGCAATGGAATCTGTATTCACCGGTGTGCGTGGTGCAGTGCTCGTAGAACGCTTCGAGCGCAACGTCCGCCGCCCCTTCCGTAACAAAATAGCAAAATCTGCAGCGAAACTTGCACACCTGACTCGCGACCGTGGTCTCCGTCGCGGGAACCGCGATCGCCATCGCGGCCAGGGCGTTCACCAGCTTGAAACGCGAGATGAGAACCTCTTTTCCGGGATGATTCATCTTGTAATGGTGAACGATGTTCTTGCCCGAATAAAGGCACAGTAAACATTTGTACTTATTCTGGCATGTTCCGTCAAACGCATAGTTCATCAGCCGCTCGGCGTCCATCTTGCGGAACGCCTCCTCCATCTGTTCGTCGTAGAGAATCTTCGGTGGTTGCTTCTCCACAGTTTCGTCCGCGGTGGTGGCAACAGCTTCACTTGGCGCGGCGACAGCAGCACTTGATGCGGCGACAGCAGGACTTGATGCGGCGACAGCAGCACTTGATGCGACGACGGCAGCGCTTTCTGGCACGGTAGTGCTTTCCATTTCTTCTGGAATCAACGGCTTACCATCGTCGATAGAAAGCAGAGAGTCGTTCAAATTCCCTTCTTCTTCTGTGTTCAATAATTCCGACAATGCGAGATCATTTAATTCCTTGTAGTCTTCAATATCGGTGTTATCCGTTTTTATAAGCGGTTTAATATCTTCACACTTGATTTGAATTGGCTCAAGTTTTACAACCGCATCGTTTAGAGAAAGGCTGTCCGCAGGATTCTCCATAAAAGTTTCCTCCGTCGTCGCACTGTTATCATTCGAATCGTTATTCGTCGAAATACTTGTTTCAACATTTGTGCTCTCGTCGATATTTGCTTGCGCGGATTTGACTGCCGAAGCggccttcttcttcttctttttagTAGTTACTATTCCCATCTGCCAACTGggcttcttctttttccttttcgtTGGTTTCTTCACGCTTGTCTCCGTGATCGCCAACGGATCGTTCATATCCTCGTCGACGTCCGCATCGCTGCCTTTGTCCGTCGACGTATTCATCGTCGCCGTCGGCACCAGTCCGACCAGAATGTTGCTCAATAGATCCTCCCTGGCGCACGTTCTAGCTGCGCCGCCACTCGTTCTCTTTCTGGCTGTCGTGCTGCTCGACATAGAGATGTCCGATATCATGCTGTCCTCGTCCGTAAGATACATTCCGTCCTCGCTCTTGTCCTCATTCAGTCGCGACTTTTTCGACCCCTTCGACATTCGTTTGCCCTTGTTTTTGCGCTTCAAACTCGCCATCGTGTCTACCGAGTCCTGATCGGAGTTCTTCTCCGGCCGAAGAGAGACGTCCACCGCCGCGGCCAGTTCGGCCACATCTATGCTGAAGCTCTCGTCGGAAGAACTGTCGAACATGCCTTTGGACAAATCTACCTTCGAGATATCTGTCTTTTCCATAACCACCCGCGGTTCTTTCAAAATGTCCTTGTGCAGGACACGTTTGGATCTGCGAAGTATAGATTCGTCGCCGTGATCTTCCTCTTGATTCGGCGTGCTGCCGATATTCAACAGCTTTTCTGTCCGCAGAGCCAGCGGTTGATCCTCCTCGGTGTCGGAGTTCGGAACGAGTTCTTTGGAGCGCAGGCTACGAAGCGGCCGTTTAACGTCCTTCTTACTTTTGCTTTTCGATTTGCTCGACTCCCCGGCAGCGCGAGATCGCAAGGATTTCTTCGACTTGCTCGCCGCCGACTCGTGCGTTTCAGCACTTGGTTCCGCAGCTTTCTTCTCGGCCGCGTTCGATGTCTCGTCTTTCTTAGAGCTCGAGCTTGGCGCTGATTGAGTCTCCTTCAATCGACACATCCGAAAACCTGTAGCTGTCACCACGTCATCGCTGATAAACATTTCCCTGATATCCTCCTGCAACATTTCCAAAGAATTCCTTCTCTTTGGCTTGATTTTCATCTTTGGTTTGTCGGTCGAATTTTCGTCAGGCTGGTCGTTCGCGGCGTTGGAAGTGGCAGATTCCACACCCTCGATCTGATTCTCATTCTGGCTCGTCGGCATTTCTGCATTATCCTTTCGTTGTTTCTCCGCAGAGGTTTCATCATGCTTGTCTTCGGCTCGCTTTTTCTCTTTACCGCTGCTTTCCAGACGAGTGTCTGTTTGCTTGTCACCTTCCGCCTGATCATCGATCTTCTCATTGTCATCTTGGTTCTTCTCACTTTCCTTctgcaaatgcaaatttttatcttggTCGTTTTTATCTACTTGAACGTCGCGCTCTTTGCCGCTAGTTTTCAACAAACAGTCGTCTTTCTTTGCGGTAACATCGTTGGATACCGTCGCTTCGACTCTTTCTTCAGAACCCTTGGAATCTGTAGAAACTGCGGAAACCGGTTCTATTCCTTCGTTATTCGCATCATTGCCGGTATTTAATACTTCGAGTCTGTCCGCGAGAGATTCATCTTCCGAGCTGTCAGACACAATTATTCGTCTCTTCTTTTTAGGCGTTTTCCTCGCTTCATCCTTGTCCGAACACTCCGAAGAATCCGACTCGATAATCTTCTTGAGTTTCTTGAATTTCTCCTCTTTCAATAGCTTCTGTATCAGCTTCGCTTCCTCGACCAACTTCTTACCTTCGCCAGACTCAAACGACTTTCTAATTAATGATTCGATCCATTCTTGTGTAAGATTCTCATTGGGCTTCGATCCGTCCGCTTCCAGCTCATCCTTCTTGCTCTTCTCCGCGACATCATTGGACTTGGGATCGTCCGTTACGGAATCCGCTTCGCCAATCTTCACCACGTTTCTGTCCACCTCCACGACGGGCGGATTCTCTCCTTTTTTCGCGACCTCGTCCTGCTGCTTAGACTGAACCGAATGCTTTGTTGCGCTCTTACTACCGTCACTACTGCTACTCACTTCGGAACTCGCGTCGTCTTTGCTCTTGCTTTCGGAACGCGATCTGttgctctttttcttcttattaacGCTCTTTGCACGCGACGATTTGAGCAAAGTGTTTTCAGCTTTCTTAATCTCGCTGATAGGACGAAGCGGTTGCGGCTCACATCGCTTGATCTTAGGAATCTTAAAATTCTGCAGGCCGGAGCTCTGAGTGGCATCGACCGCGCCGTAAAGATTGCGACCATTCAATTGCGACTGCAACCTGTCTTTCAGCGAGTTAATTTTATCCGCCTTCTCTTTCTCAGATAACTTCTGCGACGATGACTTCGACTTCTCCTTTAACGTCGTAGTCGTAGTagtcgtcgttgtcgttgcCGCTGTCGTGGTCGTTGCTGTCGTCGGCGTTACTGTAGTCGTCGTTGctgtcgttgtcgtcgtcggcCGTTTTCTGGGATCTCTCTCGTTGTGAGGCGCGTCTTTGGTTTTGCTCGATGAGTGTTTATCTTTGGCAAGCCGCGGATCTCGGGCAGAAACGCTGGCTTCTTTGGTCTGATTCGGGCTCGTCGCGTTGTGTTCCGGACGAACGCGCGGATCCCGATTCGGGAAACGATTCGGATTCTCCCGATCAGAATGGCCGTCTCGCGATGACCAATCGGATCGGCGGGCATCGCGATTAAAACCGGGTCTCGTTTCCGACCTGTTTCTCTCGTTGTTGTAGTATCCTCTGCCTCTGTTAGATCTGCTCCCGCCCCACGTGCAAGGTGTACTAGGTCGCGTATACGGAGTGCTCGTGGAATTATCCTGAATTCCGCAAGGAATCACACTTTCGTAAGGCGCCTGGCCCACTCTGTTAGCGGGAGCTTCCCAGGTAGGCCTCACGTGAGGATAATCCACTGGTCTGTCGACCGAGAAGGCTGAATCGTACGGTCCTTGATTCATTTGAAATCCTCTGTACTGCGGCGCGACCGGGAATCCAGACGGAGTCATGTGATCTTGCGATCGCGGCGTAGGAGTGATCAATGGTCTAGGACCGACGGGTAAAGTCGGAAATTGCGGCCTGAATTGCGGCTCCATTGCTGGGTGCTGATAGGGATGCTGGATGGGCGATTGCAAAGGTGGATTGGACATTCCGGGGAAGACGGAAGATGCCCACTGCGTATTGGCGAATTGATGATCGGTGCTGGGCACGGCCGAAGGCGACCAATGCATCGGGTTTACATGCATATTGTAATAGTCGACGCCATCTATCACAAATTCGCTATCCTGTCTGAGCGGCGCGGGTTCCTTCCGCGTCTCCGGCGGCATGCTCGAACGTCTCTGATACAACGGAGCGTCCGGCTTATTCGAGGCATTGATAAAAACCGGTATCTGAGATGGCGCTTCATCGGAATGTCCAGCGACCTGTTTATCTCTCGCGATCTCGTGGCTGTGCGCGTCTCGTTGGCGCGGATGCCTCTCGTAATTATCCGCGTAGCGCGGCTCTGGCGGCTTGGGACCCGGAAAAGGCGACCGATGATCGCTCGATTTCGCGACATTCGACGTGGGTTTCCTAGCAGGCAAATGTATCGTATGCCTACCGGCGTTCTCGCCCGTTTTATTCTTCTCGGCGTTACCCTCGTCGTTCAGCAGCTCGGCTAAGTCCTCCATGGACAGCGGCGGCACGCTTGAGACGGGTGGCGGTGGTGGTGATAGCAGAAGCGGTATCGACGGCGGCTTCGACGCGCTGTGGCTGTCCTTCGATTTCGATGGCGTGACACTGGATGACGACCTCGCGAACAGTATCTCGGGATCGGGAGAGTTGAGTCTCACCTCCGGAACGTTCACAGGTGACTCCGGTCTGGCAATGTTGCCGGTTATTATGCTTAGATTCAGCCTGTTTTTCTCCAAAACCGACGTCAATCTCCTGGAACCGCCGAGGGAAGGCACTGGAACGGTCGGTATATTACGCGAGTCCAACGCGTAACTCCTGCTGTCGCTGGTCTTTTGCGGTAGATTGCTACTGACCAATCTCGCCGCGGTCGACACGTCGGGAGCCAGCGTCGGTTGCCGATCGCCTCTGCTCCTTGCGTTATGCGTCTCCGATTCTTCCAACATATCCCACTCGCAGAACGTAACGTCGTCCGAGAAGTCGACCGGGGTATTTATATTGCCCGGCCGATCACTAATCGTGATAACCGGTATTACCTTTTGTTTTGCTTGTTGTCTATGATTTTCGGACGAATTGTAACGTTCCGTGGGAATTTCTATAGGCAGAATTTGGCAATCAGGACTGGAAGACCCGGCAGCATCCGGACTCTGCGGTGTCTCTTCTATTATATCTGCGTCGTCCTCCGCATTTTGCGGTTCCTCCGTATTTTGCGATTCCTTCGCTTTTTTACTCTGAGAAGACTCTTCATCTTCCGGCaaactaaaaattacaaaaactcTTCATTGTTTTCACATGACAGAAGACtccaaaacaattttcatttcgAGTGTTTATTAtgaatgtttattaaaaatctgttgcaaataaaaatattaaaactatttaattttgacacaTATATGCATTATTCAGTATATAAATCGAATTGTAATAGTGATGAATGGTTTTATACGTGTTATACGTTATATACGTGATTTTATACgttatatacgtgtatatcagaagttataaaaattatctgcaCTTTCGTGCTTttctaataacttttttagCAATGTAACACTTACGTTGAAGATTGCGCGGTGTTATTATCATCGTTGTTTGGGAACAATTCTCTGCAACTCGTATTTGTCGACATGTTTCCCTGAAACTCGTGTccaattagaataattaaaatacaaaagtcaAACATGCACTACGGAAGCCTAAAAACACCAAAACTATAAGGAAACAACTATAAGGAAACAAGGAAAACAATTGACATTACAGATATAAATGTCGGTCACTATtctaaagaataaaacaaatttgttcGCAATTTCTTGTACTTTtatagcgaattttttttttaattatacattgaaACCAATGTAtgcaaagtaaatttttccacgataacaaattatacagattgcataaatatagaattttcaaAAACCTTGATAATACAATTTCcataacaattttgaaattacacAATTTTGCATTGTAAGACAAAAGATGCAAATATGATAGAATTgtgataattttgtatattaccTTATCTTGTTTTATATCTGTTATATCAGAAGAAAAATGcgaaaacaatatttacaaaatatgctGCTTAAAACAATTAGGAAATTACTATTATTGCAATTTCAAATGTGTCACATAACTTAATAGATCTTCAGttttaaatagttttcttAATCCGCACATAATTTTAACGCTTAGTAAATACAATACATCAGTAATTACCATATCTTTCtcatatttcttttacaaatatatttttacaaaattgtagaAAGGAATAATTCTTAATTGTTTTGAACAATGTATTAACATACATAAATGggatataacaatttataaacgaGATTTAACGAAAAAACAAAAGCAGAGAATATGGACAGAATAAATATGTGCAG from Linepithema humile isolate Giens D197 chromosome 2, Lhum_UNIL_v1.0, whole genome shotgun sequence encodes:
- the LOC105679121 gene encoding uncharacterized protein isoform X1, whose protein sequence is MEQEEYDKKFAEMHKYIPFLKVMIARLQNVKDKDTCREVQLQKMESLLEILTTQKNRLKIETLQRCEDVLYKLYNKMGKFQGNMSTNTSCRELFPNNDDNNTAQSSTLPEDEESSQSKKAKESQNTEEPQNAEDDADIIEETPQSPDAAGSSSPDCQILPIEIPTERYNSSENHRQQAKQKVIPVITISDRPGNINTPVDFSDDVTFCEWDMLEESETHNARSRGDRQPTLAPDVSTAARLVSSNLPQKTSDSRSYALDSRNIPTVPVPSLGGSRRLTSVLEKNRLNLSIITGNIARPESPVNVPEVRLNSPDPEILFARSSSSVTPSKSKDSHSASKPPSIPLLLSPPPPPVSSVPPLSMEDLAELLNDEGNAEKNKTGENAGRHTIHLPARKPTSNVAKSSDHRSPFPGPKPPEPRYADNYERHPRQRDAHSHEIARDKQVAGHSDEAPSQIPVFINASNKPDAPLYQRRSSMPPETRKEPAPLRQDSEFVIDGVDYYNMHVNPMHWSPSAVPSTDHQFANTQWASSVFPGMSNPPLQSPIQHPYQHPAMEPQFRPQFPTLPVGPRPLITPTPRSQDHMTPSGFPVAPQYRGFQMNQGPYDSAFSVDRPVDYPHVRPTWEAPANRVGQAPYESVIPCGIQDNSTSTPYTRPSTPCTWGGSRSNRGRGYYNNERNRSETRPGFNRDARRSDWSSRDGHSDRENPNRFPNRDPRVRPEHNATSPNQTKEASVSARDPRLAKDKHSSSKTKDAPHNERDPRKRPTTTTTATTTTVTPTTATTTTAATTTTTTTTTTLKEKSKSSSQKLSEKEKADKINSLKDRLQSQLNGRNLYGAVDATQSSGLQNFKIPKIKRCEPQPLRPISEIKKAENTLLKSSRAKSVNKKKKSNRSRSESKSKDDASSEVSSSSDGSKSATKHSVQSKQQDEVAKKGENPPVVEVDRNVVKIGEADSVTDDPKSNDVAEKSKKDELEADGSKPNENLTQEWIESLIRKSFESGEGKKLVEEAKLIQKLLKEEKFKKLKKIIESDSSECSDKDEARKTPKKKRRIIVSDSSEDESLADRLEVLNTGNDANNEGIEPVSAVSTDSKGSEERVEATVSNDVTAKKDDCLLKTSGKERDVQVDKNDQDKNLHLQKESEKNQDDNEKIDDQAEGDKQTDTRLESSGKEKKRAEDKHDETSAEKQRKDNAEMPTSQNENQIEGVESATSNAANDQPDENSTDKPKMKIKPKRRNSLEMLQEDIREMFISDDVVTATGFRMCRLKETQSAPSSSSKKDETSNAAEKKAAEPSAETHESAASKSKKSLRSRAAGESSKSKSKSKKDVKRPLRSLRSKELVPNSDTEEDQPLALRTEKLLNIGSTPNQEEDHGDESILRRSKRVLHKDILKEPRVVMEKTDISKVDLSKGMFDSSSDESFSIDVAELAAAVDVSLRPEKNSDQDSVDTMASLKRKNKGKRMSKGSKKSRLNEDKSEDGMYLTDEDSMISDISMSSSTTARKRTSGGAARTCAREDLLSNILVGLVPTATMNTSTDKGSDADVDEDMNDPLAITETSVKKPTKRKKKKPSWQMGIVTTKKKKKKAASAVKSAQANIDESTNVETSISTNNDSNDNSATTEETFMENPADSLSLNDAVVKLEPIQIKCEDIKPLIKTDNTDIEDYKELNDLALSELLNTEEEGNLNDSLLSIDDGKPLIPEEMESTTVPESAAVVASSAAVAASSPAVAASSAAVAAPSEAVATTADETVEKQPPKILYDEQMEEAFRKMDAERLMNYAFDGTCQNKYKCLLCLYSGKNIVHHYKMNHPGKEVLISRFKLVNALAAMAIAVPATETTVASQVCKFRCRFCYFVTEGAADVALEAFYEHCTTHTGEYRFHCNKCSYQAVAKASMKTHYYKICRKPTDTFNNVVTEDALPKENGVYGYLCRKCNYVQLKRANVAAHVAFWHRNKANNEILKINMSLAVPVAHAARSSEKSTESTSANDSFFFEETKPEISELENIVRNDEPMPTVAERMSKSQGDNNISEESILCQPKPEENIEIKEETTDLDKSREFQGEPEGSVSTGNLSVFVCPPELENKDDEIQRERQKKMQEIADNIGILKNQSKPGLSIIDKLQNKMRTDVVVSSPTECNASADIPEAQENLSLPLVTSSKPNGQETPSLSTELLIVDKPEMANETDGQVDTKIRDPLAIMDSSKDDVESDDEASDRERSAPIFDTDSSSEQSDAEPADVNKILKETSSMNALSSMATTIQRLAAQLQNAKPLEPATEPANIDVTPQTKTGPEIKTDSDLSISKTPDVVSYVKHLLSKQQNVGTLQESSMAYNDANQSMNFLRFRRLSGDKLSLSSQNNQNNMPDKIQPDTAIDAPQTDTEEECSFLKIENVVSLAANSENNETAVENPIVNDIRKAVETSPTKNKGISIIKKPKQPLILKKINVLAPMPTASITPIATSDHVTLIPMKDLPASISKSTTHLVTNFSTIPATVSPTTLPVTVSSVSPSNVNYKVVKVLCTNPTRGSSSIFSTKSKDVAIPTAVVKLKSVIAYASMLTDEKLACFYKCMGRDCDFASDSLAVYSEHYNFHEKETKKLKTVPPYDFQKCAYCCISMKSWTYMEAHLWERHSHCRYQCAYCFYRAVAKSYVQQHQVTCHPGRKYSIIIGKLLKPIQKDEEINRNTNIKPFVCTYEGCGKFFYVLKTFMMHLKTRHPTSHPMYSCHVCTTSFATIELLIPHYKRHGFSIFQCLYCIFGTETLIEMHQHLSVAHCNRLPQSLERSLPSMPTIEKPVVEQLLLRNFDDFIKLDETTLVNVDETAKSAQDAKNDQIPPIMSPNAEAALNKEQLKSPSNLLPNILMKHSKDTCPVNVTENMSNSATEKQTETKVLQSLGLQQKEKAKNHVRKQTFHKSELLSCTDDSGTKDSLESSSEINYDDEFVNTNLLDNPEFFKNLISLAGNTFKSNAVSANKTEDSDIEILDIESDKGNGEDDADQAAELSEENAEVKKQFAPCGVVEDKSAFCPEEAAARTAQLEEPLTLDDIKDTGYSGCELYKCGYLECSYTALNSNTLKEHIKECSFAESSKNLFCAHCKKRFVKAGFLLEHLMKAHGLKRFGCSLCEMRYAVAYQATAHMKVKHKCNNTKLVPADPTNPSVDGLFIVQAVAFGVIERKNKKRKGGKSDMEQENDKDNEKLSFSPDEIEKLPRRAIYNREVHCAVCPYTTKVRTNIVRHLQLHAKDETVPETGPVNPVPCLDKKEKMFDKMVNLASSSHQNGRMGAKSKETVKEIEEDDSIPKFVPEHKRYVCSVTECNYLTVDEAMLRYHLKALHSEEPYFRCPHCPPPPPGQESQNIAIDKMGVHLKMHDTRLYKCSHCNHHHYHSIEMPSRHVVERHLTDKHSEKRPFVKVVRELESTENVQQPVQEETEEEVPDPDGNHWKCNLCEYKCVYKADIAGHADTAHSENCQYKCTLCSFKTNGKILFEQHVSSKHANDSNADYTAVYRRIKGVNKRNAEVAEQGVQEEPFDTTPLWRRSMPRIRHIRGILLEEEEEQEKREAETLATSEASPVPPKVSSKRKSETDISKIPAKIKSTGKSISLDENNKQSKEKSKRSLSCEKLPGEAGETTEKQVAKEGAQSKANKKSTEHSKAIELSDVNDSDIGRFGPYGKPEGNMYVCTLCPSNQDSPSKPFKTKYKHDMRDHLYRELNYARWHCKTCGYLSVNRNALMQHFGKRHSGESADHEPLSPDNAIEDWVTTLLSKQTEIIKATIKQMNLASKNANTSVGTSSSNVNNANSPIKIQPDKRTVNLSSAISNLQSDILQDTNRSIDSDDGDDLVIDIKDDESFEKSSGSEDKSEKWFNVSEASEKNLEAISCKHCKTKCANLRGLKMHVQVAHLKRFGYLCFYCTWTNNSETLMRQHVRLEHPDQPEKFIHNPRAWGKPKLTNEFWEKEYGLDFSNPNLLLKSKKRKVEEMNDAGSSHRLYMREKCKVCGFVAMNYTGLKAHMRTHTGPKHSLKCSYCTYSCSFKPELQEHWEVNHSSLPFKFQERPSTAGSSSSETEKSPKKQKIDMIYEVEEVEEERVPVHQQASIVIYRCYYCNNRSPSLESVKRHWSLMHKESKSPEGTSHAKIVLPFRYSEIHLPFSKLPAKESAKNVESPRDFAKQSAESTSSAVQRHGWVCRWCHEFCETDNDRMAHHNMFHSHLPQNFTWEEQQQQQQQQQEEEEQQQQQKKEEEEKADQSKSTFIAALRLSARGAEKHADFVTESVPSFNSIVENLVKQSDIKIKSDLNQSGISSVSIPRGSRQPVAKKSTTKSTVSYTRPGPRVFKAVARKSTNPLPRYPMGIFMPHNVQTESQVEESKNEPVSYYGMPSSSVNLAKLNTYMVVGGHSMKVNCQTLAALININPKVLLTDIRKDP